The genomic segment CCGTTACGTGCTGTACTGTTCCTGCGAGTGGCAGATGCTCGACACGGGGCTCATCGACGAGGACACGGCGCTGCGCTACACGCTGCGCCGCCTCAGTTCCGACGCCGTGCGGGAGATCGCGCGCCGCAGCTTCGAGCATTGGGAGGATTACAACCTGTGGCCCAAGCCCGGCATGGAAGAAGTGGTCAAAGCCGTCAAGGCACGCGGCCAGCACGTCTACGTGCTTTCCAACGCGGGGATGCGCTTGACGCGGTGCTGGCGGCGCGTGCTGCCCTGTCCGGATCTGTACGACGGCGTCGTCTTCTCCGCGCCGGAAAAGTGCGTCAAGCCGCAGAAGTG from the Pyramidobacter porci genome contains:
- a CDS encoding HAD-IA family hydrolase yields the protein MRSAREYPNIVFDMGHVLSEYDSRRAIAQFTDDEAVIREIRYVLYCSCEWQMLDTGLIDEDTALRYTLRRLSSDAVREIARRSFEHWEDYNLWPKPGMEEVVKAVKARGQHVYVLSNAGMRLTRCWRRVLPCPDLYDGVVFSAPEKCVKPQKWIYRLFFERYGLNPSDCLFIDDLPWNVQGSVDCGMDAWQFASGDVAELRRVLELD